The nucleotide window ATATAGGTGTATTCATGATTATGTTCACGGTGTTACAAGTGTTACACTGCGACGCGTATGCGCTTATTGTTGACCAGCCTTTAGGACGATCGCGCACGGCGATTCGTCGCGAACCGCGTCTGGTGAACAACTGAACGCGAATCAGAATGACGCGACAGTGAGCGGCGACAGCGGATAGTCGGAATACGGCGCTGCGCATGCGTGGAATTCCAACAAAAACAGTGTTTTACTACATCAGTGAATCCCCGCTCTCTGCCGCTAGGGAACCTGTGTAATCAAGTGCGGTCAGTTGTTGTGAGTAGGCTCTCAGATGGTGGAGAACAATCCGATGTACGAATTGGCGTGCTTTGcaatttggaatttttgttCGTACGTGTCCTTAGTCGCTTCTTCCAGCCGTTTAGCGGTCGTTTCAACGACACTGAAGATCAtaatatagaaataaaatgttgGAAGCGGTGCCTTTGCCCAGTGAGTGGGCTGCGAACACGTATAACAATAAGCCATACTGTCTGGTAAAGCTTTCAAAATATTCCTCACGCGACATCAACGAATACATAAAAgtcgaaaattatttcgacAATTATCTTGTTGTAAAAATCGAACGCGTACAAAATCCGTACCAGTACGGAAAATATCTACTTTATAGACTGCAAATGAATAATCCTTCAGAGGTAAGATGCTTAAGTATCGTAATTTTCATACACGTTATGTTTACAGATTAAACGTTTTCACTCGACAAACTTTTACATCAAACATCTAATTTACACAATTAAATCACATTAGGTATATTATTCttctttgtcaaatttttggtTGTATATACTCTCGCTAGCATACATACAAAAGTAGTAATCCGCACACACGTCTATGTAGTGTGTACTTATTTATAAACCTTGCTAAAAACTTCTATGTGCGTAGAGCATCCGATATGTATCACATttctatgtatgtacatgtgaCAACTCTATTCATCTAATGAAGTGTAATCTGTGATAAAGTCTGACAAAATATTCTATGTAATACAGTTAGGTTTACGCATCTTTTTTTACCTGCGTTTGGTATTTGAAGTAATCATTTTAGCGACAGTACAAAAAACAGCATTAGAGTACATGAAAGTGCACTATTACATCCTAGTacttaaaaatgttttttttaactccACTGTACTAAAAACCTTGTACACCACATTTGCTACATAAAGTATTATGTGCATAATGAGGGCAGTCGTTTTGCTTTCGAATTTGCTATCTTCCTTTTTGGCTGGTGTATGTACTCGCCTATGGCTCATATTGCAAGTTTATactcggtaaaaaaaaaaaacgtacttTGCCACCTCGGTACCAAATCTACTAttgatatatttaatattactATTGAGTAAGGTCTTCTATCCATACCGTTCCTTCCGTTATTTGCTCTAATCTGTCAACTTCTTTATCATTTTAGAAAATCTACTTTATGCCACTGAAGAGTCCAGAGAAGCTGGAAGTAGCACTGCGTTTCAATTGTGATTATCGGAGGCTGAATTATAGCTATgacatgtttttttcttctgtatCCACTGCAGAATCTTACTCTGCATCATACAACAAAATTATAGTTATGCAAGGCCTTGTGGGTTATACTAATTACGATGCAGGTCGCTACCCAAAATATGTTGTAACATATGAAAACAACTAATTCGAACAAGTATATCAAACCTCCCAATAggtttgtttggttttttctcatttttaaacaactttctataaagaagaaaacaacaaaagaAGTAACAGTAGAGTAGAAGTAGagagtagaaaaattttcatatcgtaAGCTATTGATTGTACTTAGTATATTCATCTAAAAAGTCAATATGTTTCTAACGaatattattagaaaaattattaactcaTATGCGACATGTTAAATATCtagttttataaatttatgttATTCTACTTTCAATGTGTAAgaatacttatttttttaaactcatcGTATTAATTAGACAATCTAGAAGTTAATCTACAGAGAAGTTTGTAAAGATGAATAAGCTGAATGAAGTTGCCAGATTCAATCTCttgcatttttcaattcatgtTATTTGATTCGGCATTGAAGACATCAAAAATTCGTGTACTACAAGGTTTTCCTACcctgttgaaatttttatagattttattcgtcattttttcaattatatgtgacattgcaaatttttatctaaatGATACAAATTATAGAAacacaaatattgaaaaaccaGAAGTCCCTCTAAATATTATCTGTGTACTTTAAGTATGGTAGTAATGTTTGAGTTTTCATCTGAACAAATACGCAATAATTGACTACCATTATGGAATATAAACTATAATCCAGCAATGGGTTAcgaatattgtttttcaaactttttttgcCATGTTAAATCTTAGTTATTTTTATCAGGTTTTAATTTTATCTCAGTTTTAATGTAAACCTAGttagttcttttttttgtatccTACATTTTCATTCAGTATCTATCGGATTTCATTGATTTCACTCAAAGCTCTGGGAAGAATcttgtataattataagatCACTGTTCGAGTCTCTTTTATGCTGCATGTTAGCCAAAAGCAGTATTCAGCAATAcatatttcataaaatatcatctttaattgtttcatttcttcaagCATAGCTTATACAAGTTACATACATACAGTATACAGGCATCAATAGTGCATTTaacgataagaaaaataatgatactGAAGTATTGTTCAGAGTATAAGTCAACCCCGCATATAAGACAACCCCCAGTTCTAAAACAGTATTTCAGGATATTTTTCTTAGTTACCCACATATAAGACGGGTTGCATATACGACGAGGATGATTTTGGTGGGCGCTGTTGATGAGAAAAAACCTCGACTTATATTCGGAACAATATGGTACATTTCTCAACCACATTATCTTTGGTTCACaaattaatgtaaaattttcaaaatagctATCacgtaatatttacaaacaataattaatcaaaGAGTTTTTGTCAAATAGTgactgtaaaaataattaacgttAGAGATATCTCTTCAGACTCAATGGTATTGGATAGGATAAAAATGCTATTTTGTACAAGTTGACGTTTGTGCGCGTAACTAACTCTTGCacgatttttaaatattctaaTTACGTGATATAATTAGGAAATTTTCGTGAATAATCCTTTTGTATAAAAGGTGATAAATAGACTTTCTTAAATATATAAGTTTTATATAAATCTCTGTGTTCTAAAAGACAGCCAAAACATACATTACATTACACATAGTTGgacctttttttaaaaagcgataaagacaaagaaaaaaatatttaaaaaaacgtaatttgtctttcatattttatggACTTGCGTCGTTATGATTTGTTGTACATGGATATATATCGTatgtatttgaataaattgatttgatATATTATCACTTGGATTAGTTTTCTTTGATTACCCAATATTTTATTAGTACGGCCATTTTTAGACTTGTAATTAATACTTATATCAAAGGcataattgattattaaagatttttaaaatctttCGGAGAACTACTAATTGGACGGCATCGTATTCTTCTCTTCAGTCAGGCATTTCTTGGAAGGTAGGCACATATCAGATTTGGACAATTTTAGATTACTCACGTGCTGAAAAAAGGGATTACATTGGTCAATGAGGCTTGACACATCTGTGATAAGATTTCAAAGCAAGTTGTCATCTTTTCCATACAAACCTTTTCTGGGCACGGTATTTCAGAATTGGactttttcattccattttcaGTATCGAGAACCTGACTTGTCTTTGTATTTAGGCCAACAAAATTTAATAGTTCTGGTAATTTTTCAGGATATTCACTATGGCCTGCCACTATAGAGCTCAAGTCTACATTTATTACTTTCTTGCAATTGATAGGAAACAATCCTGCCACCCCAGAATTCATGGATAACGTGCGATATAAAAACCGCAACAGCCAGTCACTactacaaaatgaaaaaaaaatcattgaattttcaacgagCACTTTGACTACATTTTTATCGGATATGAATCcattattcaaatatacaaataaattttaacagTACAATACCTGCAATATCCATTAACAAATCTGCCTGCTACTACTGTAGAACATTTTTCCCATTCCGTTTTGTTATTTGTAACTGGTGCTCCGAGTAATATCGCATCCTGTACGATTCCTTTACCACCACCAATTTCAGCCATTTCTCTCAAACAGTAATATATGACTCGAGCCCCCAAACTGAAGCCGACTAGTGTGACTGGTCTCTTTCCATGCTGCCTAGTGAGCAGAACATAAGCTAATTGTTTACCAGCTTCTGAACTTCGCCGGCAACACACAGACCACGGATTATCTATCACAGACGCTATTGATAAAAGTGTAGCAGGCCAGGCCACAGCACTTATGAGACCTGAAAAGTGAGACGATGATCCAATTGCTGCAACctgtacatttcttttttttacagtactCACTAGAGAGAATTGTGTATTTTAAAGCTTCTTGGGTGGCCACAGAAACAGCCATGCTCAGTATGTACTCAAATGCTTGACCCATTTCAATTAAATACTTTGTTTCGTATCTAAGAGCATACTGCTCCCTAGACACAGAGAGAGATTGCCAAGGCCTGACAACATTATCGACTTTATCGTCGTTCAGCCAACCAGTAATAGCAATGACAATGTGAAGTTGTTGATCCACAGTTCCATAACCGGACAGAGTTAGGGGCTCGAATTCAAACTCCTCAATTTCCCCAACtcgtttcttcattttatatcCTGTGTGATAATCAAATCATTGAAACATTGACAACCTCTACAAACAATCATTAAAAACAGTTCAGTGTCAAACCTGTCAGTCCAGCTCCAGCCACTCCAAACAAGGAACCTATAATCGCAATACCAGCCGTACTGCCCAGTGCAGCTGCACTCGCACTTCCAAGTATTGTGCCTACTCCAACACCGATAAATGGTGCGGCTAAACCTCCGGTTAAACCTAACAATGTTCCACCTCCTATTGTGGCTAAGCCAATCGCTGCGTATCTCTTGATTCTACGTATTTTATCACGTCGTTCAGTCTCATGTTGCTCTGCCCTGTATTGAatatcaaaaataattatgagaCCCAATTTTATATGAcaaggattactatcgcagaGGCAAAAAGTgtgtaaaagaaaacaaaaagtacATTAAGCAATGATTCaaaatattatgtacataCTCTGTTTGTTCGCTTTGACTCTCATTCAACAATCTGACCAGGGAATGCTCAtagaattcaattaattcaaatggGACATTTAATAGTTCGGATACTCGTCTGATAAGTACTCTTTGTCTAGAATCATATTCACCTGGATTGAAAAAGTACATCAAATGAATCCATTGATATTGTATTTTGTGAAATCATCTACTAC belongs to Neodiprion lecontei isolate iyNeoLeco1 chromosome 5, iyNeoLeco1.1, whole genome shotgun sequence and includes:
- the LOC107227318 gene encoding transmembrane and coiled-coil domain-containing protein 4 isoform X2; this translates as MSSKDSCPDSKLKQQTSAEKKGIKELDISEAGLYAYGAICALTLAELFSDPSDHAYNNLCMKMICQHLKMNEKNEPVMMYLSEGKSEQSQEPYIALLMEEPNLKGKTILVVQDLVLLAVRNGEYDSRQRVLIRRVSELLNVPFELIEFYEHSLVRLLNESQSEQTEAEQHETERRDKIRRIKRYAAIGLATIGGGTLLGLTGGLAAPFIGVGVGTILGSASAAALGSTAGIAIIGSLFGVAGAGLTGYKMKKRVGEIEEFEFEPLTLSGYGTVDQQLHIVIAITGWLNDDKVDNVVRPWQSLSVSREQYALRYETKYLIEMGQAFEYILSMAVSVATQEALKYTILSSLISAVAWPATLLSIASVIDNPWSVCCRRSSEAGKQLAYVLLTRQHGKRPVTLVGFSLGARVIYYCLREMAEIGGGKGIVQDAILLGAPVTNNKTEWEKCSTVVAGRFVNGYCSSDWLLRFLYRTLSMNSGVAGLFPINCKKVINVDLSSIVAGHSEYPEKLPELLNFVGLNTKTSQVLDTENGMKKSNSEIPCPEKHVSNLKLSKSDMCLPSKKCLTEEKNTMPSN
- the LOC107227318 gene encoding transmembrane and coiled-coil domain-containing protein 4 isoform X1, with translation MSSKDSCPDSKLKQQTSAEKKGIKELDISEAGLYAYGAICALTLAELFSDPSDHAYNNLCMKMICQHLKMNEKNEPVMMYLSEGKSEQSQEPYIALLMEEPNLKGKTILVVQDLVLLAVRNGIVSGEYDSRQRVLIRRVSELLNVPFELIEFYEHSLVRLLNESQSEQTEAEQHETERRDKIRRIKRYAAIGLATIGGGTLLGLTGGLAAPFIGVGVGTILGSASAAALGSTAGIAIIGSLFGVAGAGLTGYKMKKRVGEIEEFEFEPLTLSGYGTVDQQLHIVIAITGWLNDDKVDNVVRPWQSLSVSREQYALRYETKYLIEMGQAFEYILSMAVSVATQEALKYTILSSLISAVAWPATLLSIASVIDNPWSVCCRRSSEAGKQLAYVLLTRQHGKRPVTLVGFSLGARVIYYCLREMAEIGGGKGIVQDAILLGAPVTNNKTEWEKCSTVVAGRFVNGYCSSDWLLRFLYRTLSMNSGVAGLFPINCKKVINVDLSSIVAGHSEYPEKLPELLNFVGLNTKTSQVLDTENGMKKSNSEIPCPEKHVSNLKLSKSDMCLPSKKCLTEEKNTMPSN